One segment of Panicum virgatum strain AP13 chromosome 1K, P.virgatum_v5, whole genome shotgun sequence DNA contains the following:
- the LOC120643609 gene encoding kinesin-like protein KIN-7D, chloroplastic isoform X3 yields the protein MASRPASRQRKTGPASAAAAAKGSHQQQQPQSGSPTSTTTTTTSSSRLTPELSLDGPASPLFAGLDEDPAPKENVTVTVRFRPLSPREIRQGEEVAWYADGDTVVRSEQNPNVAYAYDRVFAPTTTTRHVYDVAAQHVISGAMEGVNGTIFAYGVTSSGKTHTMHGDQRSPGIIPLAVKDAFSIIQETPNREFLLRVSYLEIYNEVVNDLLNPAGQNLRIREDPQGTFVEGIKEEVVLSPAHALSLIAAGEEHRHVGSTNFNLLSSRSHTIFTLTIESSPCGEANEGEAVTFSQLNLIDLAGSESSRAETTGLRRKEGSYINKSLLTLGTVISKLTDGKATHVPYRDSKLTRLLQSSLSGQGRVSLICTVTPASSNSEETHNTLKFAHRAKRIEIQASQNKIIDEKSLIKKYQTEIRRLKEELEQLKMGIITGTPSKDTGEDNIFLWKQKLAYLPYRRRDIVMDNESNELLLPVEGFGVSLEDSSKEEKKNRKGLLNWFKLRKRDGASILTSSEGDKSSLTKSTAPSTPIGETVNFHAEPRISNSFAGENVSADLFSIGHGEFPSGSIHGEEIPLTSGKTMDHVDLLREQLKILSGELALQTSVLKRLTEEAGRSPQSDNIQMEMKKISDEIKGKKRQIESLEREIARATLGSQGKADKLELSPSYPELLEQLNEKSFELEVKAADNRVIQEQLNEKISECMELQAEVTHLKEQLSQALEAKDLLSDSMMQNNRVVNHEVERHADQGSAVPREFSTEPLQKQQQRLQSNEVDELKQKVSELVEIKAQLEDRNQKLLEESTYAKGLASAAGVELKALSEEVTKLMNQNEKLAIELASLRSPTPRRVSSGPRGARRESMSRRHEPASRRDTNNASHEREKALENMLMEKEQKEAELQRKVEESKQKEAFLESELANMWVLVAKLKKSQGYEHEDSEAKHNVS from the exons ATGGCGTCGCGGCCGGCGTCGCGGCAGCGGAAGACTGGGcccgcatcggcggcggcggcggcgaagggttcgcatcagcagcagcagccgcagtcGGGCTCGCCGACGTCGACCACCAccacgaccacgtcctcgtcgcGTCTCACGCCTGAGCTCTCGCTCGACGGGCCCGCGTCCCCGCTGTTCGCCGGGTTGGACGAGGACCCGGCGCCCAAGGAGAATGTCACCGTCACCGTCCGCTTCCGCCCGCTCAG CCCGCGGGAGATTCGGCAGGGGGAGGAGGTCGCGTGGTACGCAGATGGTGACACAGTCGTGCGGAGTGAGCAGAACCCCAATGTCGCCTATGCTTACG ATCGGGTTTTTGCGCCAACTACTACAACCCGACATGTATATGATGTTGCAGCTCAACATGTCATTAGTGGTGCCATGGAGGGAGTAAATG GTACAATATTTGCATATGGTGTTACAAGCAGTGGGAAGACACACACGATGCAT GGAGACCAAAGATCCCCGGGGATTATACCTTTGGCTGTCAAAGATGCATTTAGCATTATACAAGAG ACACCGAATCGTGAGTTTCTCCTACGTGTGTCGTACTTGGAAATTTATAATGAG GTTGTCAATGATCTACTAAACCCTGCTGGTCAGAATTTGCGAATTAGAGAAGATCCTCAG GGAACGTTTGTTGAGGGTATCAAGGAAGAAGTTGTATTATCTCCTGCACATGCACTGTCCCTTATTGCAGCTGGAGAAG AGCATAGACATGTTGGATCCACCAACTTCAATCTACTAAGTAGCAGAAGTCATACTATTTTCACACTG ACTATAGAGAGCAGCCCTTGTGGCGAGGCTAATGAAGGGGAAGCTGTCACCTTCTCACAGCTG AACCTCATCGATCTGGCAGGTTCGGAGAGCTCAAGGGCAGAAACCACTGGACTACGGCGGAAAGAAGGATCTTATATCAACAAAAGCTTGCTAACTCTTGGAACG GTGATATCAAAGCTGACTGATGGAAAGGCTACACATGTTCCGTATCGAGATTCAAAATTAACACGACTACTTCAGTCATCCCTCAGTGGTCAAGGGCGTGTTTCA ctAATTTGCACAGTGACACCAGCATCAAGTAATTCTGAAGAGACCCACAATACACTAAAATTTGCCCACCGTGCGAAACGCATTGAGATCCAAGCATCACAGAACAAA ATTATAGATGAGAAATCTTTAATAAAGAAGTACCAAACTGAGATTCGCAGATTAAAGGAAGAGCTAGAGCAGCTGAAAATGGGTATTATTACTGGCACACCCTCAAAAGATACTGGGGAAGATAATATCTTCCTTTGGAAACAAAAG CTGGCGTATCTTCCGTACAGAAGACGAGATATAGTGATGGATAATGAAAGCAATGAATTGCTTCTTCCTGTTGAAGGGTTTGGTGTATCACTTGAAGATTCttcaaaggaagaaaaaaagaataggAAAGGACTTCTCAACTGGTTCAAACTCCGG AAACGTGATGGAGCTTCTATTCTGACAAGTTCAGAAGGTGACAAGTCCAGTTTGACTAAATCAACCGCCCCTTCAACACCTATTGGGGAAACTGTCAATTTCCATGCAGAACCAAGAATTTCAAATTCTTTCGCTGGTGAAAATGTATCAGCTGATCTGTTTAGCATTGGCCATGGGGAATTTCCTTCTGGAAGCATTCATGGGGAAGAAATTCCTTTG ACAAGTGGGAAAACGATGGACCATGTTGATTTATTGAGAGAGCAGCTGAAGATTTTGTCAGGGGAGCTGGCACTGCAAACAAGTGTTCTTAAGCGCCTTACAGAGGAAGCTGGAAGAAGTCCACAGAGTGATAACATTCAG ATGGAAATGAAGAAGATCAGTGATGAAATTAAGGGGAAGAAGCGGCAGATAGAATCTTTGGAAAGAGAGATAGCTCGTGCAACATTGGGAAGTCAAGGAAAGGCTGACAAGTTAGAACTTTCACCG TCTTATCCTGAATTACTTGAGCAGCTCAATGAGAAATCATTTGAACTTGAG GTTAAGGCCGCAGATAATAGAGTAATACAAGAACAGCTAAATGAGAAG ATAAGTGAATGCATGGAATTACAAGCTGAAGTTACTCATCTCAAAGAACAGCTGTCCCAAGCTCTTGAAGCTAAGGATTTGCTGTCAGATAGCATGATGCAGAATAATAGAGTAGTTAACCACGAAGTTGAACGCCATGCTGATCAAGGAAGTGCTGTTCCAAGGGAGTTCTCTACGGAACCACTACAAAAACAGCAGCAG CGTCTTCAGTCAAATGAGGTTGATGAGCTGAAGCAAAAGGTGTCTGAACTCGTTGAAATCAAAGCTCAACTTGAGGATCGCAACCAAAAGCTACTGGAGGAAAGTACGTATGCAAAAGGCTTGGCTTCAGCTGCAGGTGTCGAATTGAAAGCATTGTCAGAAGAAGTGACCAAGCTGATGAACCAAAATGAGAAGCTTGCAATTGAATTGGCGTCACTGAGAAGTCCAACTCCACGCAGAGTTAGCAGTGGACCAAGAGGTGCTAGGAGGGAAAGCATGAGCAGAAGACACGAGCCAGCTAGCAGAAGAGACACCAATAATGCAAGCCACGAAAGGGAAAAAGCTCTAGAGAATATGCTTATGGAGAAGGAACAGAAAGAAGCAGAGCTCCAAAGGAAAGTCGAGGAGTCAAAGCAGAAGGAAGCCTTCCTGGAAAGTGAGCTCGCCAATATGTGGGTTCTAGTAGCAAAACTGAAGAAGTCTCAGGGTTATGAACATGAGGATTCGGAAGCCAAACATAATGTCTCGTGA
- the LOC120643609 gene encoding kinesin-like protein KIN-7D, chloroplastic isoform X1 yields the protein MASRPASRQRKTGPASAAAAAKGSHQQQQPQSGSPTSTTTTTTSSSRLTPELSLDGPASPLFAGLDEDPAPKENVTVTVRFRPLSPREIRQGEEVAWYADGDTVVRSEQNPNVAYAYDRVFAPTTTTRHVYDVAAQHVISGAMEGVNGTIFAYGVTSSGKTHTMHGDQRSPGIIPLAVKDAFSIIQETPNREFLLRVSYLEIYNEVVNDLLNPAGQNLRIREDPQGTFVEGIKEEVVLSPAHALSLIAAGEEHRHVGSTNFNLLSSRSHTIFTLTIESSPCGEANEGEAVTFSQLNLIDLAGSESSRAETTGLRRKEGSYINKSLLTLGTVISKLTDGKATHVPYRDSKLTRLLQSSLSGQGRVSLICTVTPASSNSEETHNTLKFAHRAKRIEIQASQNKIIDEKSLIKKYQTEIRRLKEELEQLKMGIITGTPSKDTGEDNIFLWKQKLEDGNVKLQSRLEQEEEAKAALLARIQRLTKLILVSTKATQTSRFSPHPGPRRRHSFGEEELAYLPYRRRDIVMDNESNELLLPVEGFGVSLEDSSKEEKKNRKGLLNWFKLRKRDGASILTSSEGDKSSLTKSTAPSTPIGETVNFHAEPRISNSFAGENVSADLFSIGHGEFPSGSIHGEEIPLTSGKTMDHVDLLREQLKILSGELALQTSVLKRLTEEAGRSPQSDNIQMEMKKISDEIKGKKRQIESLEREIARATLGSQGKADKLELSPSYPELLEQLNEKSFELEVKAADNRVIQEQLNEKISECMELQAEVTHLKEQLSQALEAKDLLSDSMMQNNRVVNHEVERHADQGSAVPREFSTEPLQKQQQRLQSNEVDELKQKVSELVEIKAQLEDRNQKLLEESTYAKGLASAAGVELKALSEEVTKLMNQNEKLAIELASLRSPTPRRVSSGPRGARRESMSRRHEPASRRDTNNASHEREKALENMLMEKEQKEAELQRKVEESKQKEAFLESELANMWVLVAKLKKSQGYEHEDSEAKHNVS from the exons ATGGCGTCGCGGCCGGCGTCGCGGCAGCGGAAGACTGGGcccgcatcggcggcggcggcggcgaagggttcgcatcagcagcagcagccgcagtcGGGCTCGCCGACGTCGACCACCAccacgaccacgtcctcgtcgcGTCTCACGCCTGAGCTCTCGCTCGACGGGCCCGCGTCCCCGCTGTTCGCCGGGTTGGACGAGGACCCGGCGCCCAAGGAGAATGTCACCGTCACCGTCCGCTTCCGCCCGCTCAG CCCGCGGGAGATTCGGCAGGGGGAGGAGGTCGCGTGGTACGCAGATGGTGACACAGTCGTGCGGAGTGAGCAGAACCCCAATGTCGCCTATGCTTACG ATCGGGTTTTTGCGCCAACTACTACAACCCGACATGTATATGATGTTGCAGCTCAACATGTCATTAGTGGTGCCATGGAGGGAGTAAATG GTACAATATTTGCATATGGTGTTACAAGCAGTGGGAAGACACACACGATGCAT GGAGACCAAAGATCCCCGGGGATTATACCTTTGGCTGTCAAAGATGCATTTAGCATTATACAAGAG ACACCGAATCGTGAGTTTCTCCTACGTGTGTCGTACTTGGAAATTTATAATGAG GTTGTCAATGATCTACTAAACCCTGCTGGTCAGAATTTGCGAATTAGAGAAGATCCTCAG GGAACGTTTGTTGAGGGTATCAAGGAAGAAGTTGTATTATCTCCTGCACATGCACTGTCCCTTATTGCAGCTGGAGAAG AGCATAGACATGTTGGATCCACCAACTTCAATCTACTAAGTAGCAGAAGTCATACTATTTTCACACTG ACTATAGAGAGCAGCCCTTGTGGCGAGGCTAATGAAGGGGAAGCTGTCACCTTCTCACAGCTG AACCTCATCGATCTGGCAGGTTCGGAGAGCTCAAGGGCAGAAACCACTGGACTACGGCGGAAAGAAGGATCTTATATCAACAAAAGCTTGCTAACTCTTGGAACG GTGATATCAAAGCTGACTGATGGAAAGGCTACACATGTTCCGTATCGAGATTCAAAATTAACACGACTACTTCAGTCATCCCTCAGTGGTCAAGGGCGTGTTTCA ctAATTTGCACAGTGACACCAGCATCAAGTAATTCTGAAGAGACCCACAATACACTAAAATTTGCCCACCGTGCGAAACGCATTGAGATCCAAGCATCACAGAACAAA ATTATAGATGAGAAATCTTTAATAAAGAAGTACCAAACTGAGATTCGCAGATTAAAGGAAGAGCTAGAGCAGCTGAAAATGGGTATTATTACTGGCACACCCTCAAAAGATACTGGGGAAGATAATATCTTCCTTTGGAAACAAAAG CTAGAAGATGGTAACGTCAAGCTGCAGTCTAGGCTGGAACAAGAGGAGGAAGCTAAAGCTGCTTTGCTTGCAAGGATACAGCGTTTAACAAAACTTATACTGGTTTCTACTAAGGCAACCCAGACTTCTAGATTTTCTCCACATCCTGGACCAAGACGAAGACATTCTTTTGGTGAAGAGGAG CTGGCGTATCTTCCGTACAGAAGACGAGATATAGTGATGGATAATGAAAGCAATGAATTGCTTCTTCCTGTTGAAGGGTTTGGTGTATCACTTGAAGATTCttcaaaggaagaaaaaaagaataggAAAGGACTTCTCAACTGGTTCAAACTCCGG AAACGTGATGGAGCTTCTATTCTGACAAGTTCAGAAGGTGACAAGTCCAGTTTGACTAAATCAACCGCCCCTTCAACACCTATTGGGGAAACTGTCAATTTCCATGCAGAACCAAGAATTTCAAATTCTTTCGCTGGTGAAAATGTATCAGCTGATCTGTTTAGCATTGGCCATGGGGAATTTCCTTCTGGAAGCATTCATGGGGAAGAAATTCCTTTG ACAAGTGGGAAAACGATGGACCATGTTGATTTATTGAGAGAGCAGCTGAAGATTTTGTCAGGGGAGCTGGCACTGCAAACAAGTGTTCTTAAGCGCCTTACAGAGGAAGCTGGAAGAAGTCCACAGAGTGATAACATTCAG ATGGAAATGAAGAAGATCAGTGATGAAATTAAGGGGAAGAAGCGGCAGATAGAATCTTTGGAAAGAGAGATAGCTCGTGCAACATTGGGAAGTCAAGGAAAGGCTGACAAGTTAGAACTTTCACCG TCTTATCCTGAATTACTTGAGCAGCTCAATGAGAAATCATTTGAACTTGAG GTTAAGGCCGCAGATAATAGAGTAATACAAGAACAGCTAAATGAGAAG ATAAGTGAATGCATGGAATTACAAGCTGAAGTTACTCATCTCAAAGAACAGCTGTCCCAAGCTCTTGAAGCTAAGGATTTGCTGTCAGATAGCATGATGCAGAATAATAGAGTAGTTAACCACGAAGTTGAACGCCATGCTGATCAAGGAAGTGCTGTTCCAAGGGAGTTCTCTACGGAACCACTACAAAAACAGCAGCAG CGTCTTCAGTCAAATGAGGTTGATGAGCTGAAGCAAAAGGTGTCTGAACTCGTTGAAATCAAAGCTCAACTTGAGGATCGCAACCAAAAGCTACTGGAGGAAAGTACGTATGCAAAAGGCTTGGCTTCAGCTGCAGGTGTCGAATTGAAAGCATTGTCAGAAGAAGTGACCAAGCTGATGAACCAAAATGAGAAGCTTGCAATTGAATTGGCGTCACTGAGAAGTCCAACTCCACGCAGAGTTAGCAGTGGACCAAGAGGTGCTAGGAGGGAAAGCATGAGCAGAAGACACGAGCCAGCTAGCAGAAGAGACACCAATAATGCAAGCCACGAAAGGGAAAAAGCTCTAGAGAATATGCTTATGGAGAAGGAACAGAAAGAAGCAGAGCTCCAAAGGAAAGTCGAGGAGTCAAAGCAGAAGGAAGCCTTCCTGGAAAGTGAGCTCGCCAATATGTGGGTTCTAGTAGCAAAACTGAAGAAGTCTCAGGGTTATGAACATGAGGATTCGGAAGCCAAACATAATGTCTCGTGA
- the LOC120643609 gene encoding kinesin-like protein KIN-7D, chloroplastic isoform X2, whose protein sequence is MASRPASRQRKTGPASAAAAAKGSHQQQQPQSGSPTSTTTTTTSSSRLTPELSLDGPASPLFAGLDEDPAPKENVTVTVRFRPLSPREIRQGEEVAWYADGDTVVRSEQNPNVAYAYDRVFAPTTTTRHVYDVAAQHVISGAMEGVNGTIFAYGVTSSGKTHTMHGDQRSPGIIPLAVKDAFSIIQETPNREFLLRVSYLEIYNEVVNDLLNPAGQNLRIREDPQGTFVEGIKEEVVLSPAHALSLIAAGEEHRHVGSTNFNLLSSRSHTIFTLTIESSPCGEANEGEAVTFSQLNLIDLAGSESSRAETTGLRRKEGSYINKSLLTLGTVISKLTDGKATHVPYRDSKLTRLLQSSLSGQGRVSLICTVTPASSNSEETHNTLKFAHRAKRIEIQASQNKIIDEKSLIKKYQTEIRRLKEELEQLKMGIITGTPSKDTGEDNIFLWKQKLEDGNVKLQSRLEQEEEAKAALLARIQRLTKLILVSTKATQTSRFSPHPGPRRRHSFGEEELAYLPYRRRDIVMDNESNELLLPVEGFGVSLEDSSKEEKKNRKGLLNWFKLRKRDGASILTSSEGDKSSLTKSTAPSTPIGETVNFHAEPRISNSFAGENVSADLFSIGHGEFPSGSIHGEEIPLTSGKTMDHVDLLREQLKILSGELALQTSVLKRLTEEAGRSPQSDNIQMEMKKISDEIKGKKRQIESLEREIARATLGSQGKADKLELSPSYPELLEQLNEKSFELEVKAADNRVIQEQLNEKISECMELQAEVTHLKEQLSQALEAKDLLSDSMMQNNRVVNHEVERHADQGSAVPREFSTEPLQKQQQSNEVDELKQKVSELVEIKAQLEDRNQKLLEESTYAKGLASAAGVELKALSEEVTKLMNQNEKLAIELASLRSPTPRRVSSGPRGARRESMSRRHEPASRRDTNNASHEREKALENMLMEKEQKEAELQRKVEESKQKEAFLESELANMWVLVAKLKKSQGYEHEDSEAKHNVS, encoded by the exons ATGGCGTCGCGGCCGGCGTCGCGGCAGCGGAAGACTGGGcccgcatcggcggcggcggcggcgaagggttcgcatcagcagcagcagccgcagtcGGGCTCGCCGACGTCGACCACCAccacgaccacgtcctcgtcgcGTCTCACGCCTGAGCTCTCGCTCGACGGGCCCGCGTCCCCGCTGTTCGCCGGGTTGGACGAGGACCCGGCGCCCAAGGAGAATGTCACCGTCACCGTCCGCTTCCGCCCGCTCAG CCCGCGGGAGATTCGGCAGGGGGAGGAGGTCGCGTGGTACGCAGATGGTGACACAGTCGTGCGGAGTGAGCAGAACCCCAATGTCGCCTATGCTTACG ATCGGGTTTTTGCGCCAACTACTACAACCCGACATGTATATGATGTTGCAGCTCAACATGTCATTAGTGGTGCCATGGAGGGAGTAAATG GTACAATATTTGCATATGGTGTTACAAGCAGTGGGAAGACACACACGATGCAT GGAGACCAAAGATCCCCGGGGATTATACCTTTGGCTGTCAAAGATGCATTTAGCATTATACAAGAG ACACCGAATCGTGAGTTTCTCCTACGTGTGTCGTACTTGGAAATTTATAATGAG GTTGTCAATGATCTACTAAACCCTGCTGGTCAGAATTTGCGAATTAGAGAAGATCCTCAG GGAACGTTTGTTGAGGGTATCAAGGAAGAAGTTGTATTATCTCCTGCACATGCACTGTCCCTTATTGCAGCTGGAGAAG AGCATAGACATGTTGGATCCACCAACTTCAATCTACTAAGTAGCAGAAGTCATACTATTTTCACACTG ACTATAGAGAGCAGCCCTTGTGGCGAGGCTAATGAAGGGGAAGCTGTCACCTTCTCACAGCTG AACCTCATCGATCTGGCAGGTTCGGAGAGCTCAAGGGCAGAAACCACTGGACTACGGCGGAAAGAAGGATCTTATATCAACAAAAGCTTGCTAACTCTTGGAACG GTGATATCAAAGCTGACTGATGGAAAGGCTACACATGTTCCGTATCGAGATTCAAAATTAACACGACTACTTCAGTCATCCCTCAGTGGTCAAGGGCGTGTTTCA ctAATTTGCACAGTGACACCAGCATCAAGTAATTCTGAAGAGACCCACAATACACTAAAATTTGCCCACCGTGCGAAACGCATTGAGATCCAAGCATCACAGAACAAA ATTATAGATGAGAAATCTTTAATAAAGAAGTACCAAACTGAGATTCGCAGATTAAAGGAAGAGCTAGAGCAGCTGAAAATGGGTATTATTACTGGCACACCCTCAAAAGATACTGGGGAAGATAATATCTTCCTTTGGAAACAAAAG CTAGAAGATGGTAACGTCAAGCTGCAGTCTAGGCTGGAACAAGAGGAGGAAGCTAAAGCTGCTTTGCTTGCAAGGATACAGCGTTTAACAAAACTTATACTGGTTTCTACTAAGGCAACCCAGACTTCTAGATTTTCTCCACATCCTGGACCAAGACGAAGACATTCTTTTGGTGAAGAGGAG CTGGCGTATCTTCCGTACAGAAGACGAGATATAGTGATGGATAATGAAAGCAATGAATTGCTTCTTCCTGTTGAAGGGTTTGGTGTATCACTTGAAGATTCttcaaaggaagaaaaaaagaataggAAAGGACTTCTCAACTGGTTCAAACTCCGG AAACGTGATGGAGCTTCTATTCTGACAAGTTCAGAAGGTGACAAGTCCAGTTTGACTAAATCAACCGCCCCTTCAACACCTATTGGGGAAACTGTCAATTTCCATGCAGAACCAAGAATTTCAAATTCTTTCGCTGGTGAAAATGTATCAGCTGATCTGTTTAGCATTGGCCATGGGGAATTTCCTTCTGGAAGCATTCATGGGGAAGAAATTCCTTTG ACAAGTGGGAAAACGATGGACCATGTTGATTTATTGAGAGAGCAGCTGAAGATTTTGTCAGGGGAGCTGGCACTGCAAACAAGTGTTCTTAAGCGCCTTACAGAGGAAGCTGGAAGAAGTCCACAGAGTGATAACATTCAG ATGGAAATGAAGAAGATCAGTGATGAAATTAAGGGGAAGAAGCGGCAGATAGAATCTTTGGAAAGAGAGATAGCTCGTGCAACATTGGGAAGTCAAGGAAAGGCTGACAAGTTAGAACTTTCACCG TCTTATCCTGAATTACTTGAGCAGCTCAATGAGAAATCATTTGAACTTGAG GTTAAGGCCGCAGATAATAGAGTAATACAAGAACAGCTAAATGAGAAG ATAAGTGAATGCATGGAATTACAAGCTGAAGTTACTCATCTCAAAGAACAGCTGTCCCAAGCTCTTGAAGCTAAGGATTTGCTGTCAGATAGCATGATGCAGAATAATAGAGTAGTTAACCACGAAGTTGAACGCCATGCTGATCAAGGAAGTGCTGTTCCAAGGGAGTTCTCTACGGAACCACTACAAAAACAGCAGCAG TCAAATGAGGTTGATGAGCTGAAGCAAAAGGTGTCTGAACTCGTTGAAATCAAAGCTCAACTTGAGGATCGCAACCAAAAGCTACTGGAGGAAAGTACGTATGCAAAAGGCTTGGCTTCAGCTGCAGGTGTCGAATTGAAAGCATTGTCAGAAGAAGTGACCAAGCTGATGAACCAAAATGAGAAGCTTGCAATTGAATTGGCGTCACTGAGAAGTCCAACTCCACGCAGAGTTAGCAGTGGACCAAGAGGTGCTAGGAGGGAAAGCATGAGCAGAAGACACGAGCCAGCTAGCAGAAGAGACACCAATAATGCAAGCCACGAAAGGGAAAAAGCTCTAGAGAATATGCTTATGGAGAAGGAACAGAAAGAAGCAGAGCTCCAAAGGAAAGTCGAGGAGTCAAAGCAGAAGGAAGCCTTCCTGGAAAGTGAGCTCGCCAATATGTGGGTTCTAGTAGCAAAACTGAAGAAGTCTCAGGGTTATGAACATGAGGATTCGGAAGCCAAACATAATGTCTCGTGA